Proteins from a genomic interval of Pirellulales bacterium:
- a CDS encoding tetratricopeptide repeat protein produces the protein MASKSARQAAQAAIAGTGQEPTHKESARNAQSASDPDAQLRALGFGTLLVAMVVATYAPVLSAGFIWDDEENIVTNGTLRTVDGLRQMWFVPQSIQQYYPLMYTSYWLEYHVWGLSPFGYHLVNILLHATAVLLLWRVLLRLHVPGAWLAAAMFAVHPVMVESVAWVTERKNVLSMSLVLGSLLCYSRFAFPEVRATQETRDAKGTAWYAASLVLFALALTAKTVVVTLPPVLLVIQWWKRGKIERRDWLAVAPYFVLSIALGSITTWMETYHLGARGKEWSLTPLERLLLAGRALWFYATKLVWPHPLAFFYPRFTIDTHAWWQYVFSIAAIAVPGCLWLLRNRIGRGPLAAVLIYAGVLMPMLGFFNIYYAMYAQVSDHFQYHACVALLALAAAGISAATARLQPSNRAIGRAAIGVMLFVLAVISFRQTFIYHDLETLYRDTIAKNPSGTIAYSNLGVYLNAQGRNDEAIALAREVLALDPDDPIGHANLSFFLLTHGNRYGLQPNELDEIIDHLRRALSTAEDAWGTIPNEARLRTQLATAFLRQGTSDGSKPEKIAEAIEQLSAALQVEPNYVDAELNLALALATIGRAAEAVAHAQRALDLDPQNTEPLHRTLGPALSAEAHNARAGAFAAHGAWREAADEYSAAVALRPEFDRALNNLGVMMMKLGDTDRAIHYFQEAVRQNPQYTEAQANLERAQKSRSEPAAPQ, from the coding sequence ATGGCTAGCAAATCAGCGCGACAGGCAGCACAGGCCGCGATCGCCGGCACGGGCCAGGAACCAACCCATAAGGAGTCGGCTCGCAACGCCCAGTCGGCCAGTGACCCGGACGCACAACTCCGCGCATTGGGATTCGGTACCCTGTTGGTCGCGATGGTCGTGGCCACCTATGCCCCGGTATTGTCAGCCGGCTTCATTTGGGACGACGAAGAAAATATCGTCACTAACGGCACGCTGCGCACCGTCGACGGGCTGCGGCAGATGTGGTTCGTACCGCAATCGATTCAGCAATACTACCCGCTGATGTACACGAGCTATTGGCTCGAGTACCACGTGTGGGGCTTGTCGCCGTTTGGCTATCACCTGGTAAACATCTTATTGCACGCCACCGCCGTGCTGCTGTTATGGCGCGTGCTGCTGCGACTGCATGTGCCGGGCGCCTGGCTGGCAGCCGCGATGTTTGCCGTTCATCCGGTGATGGTCGAAAGCGTCGCCTGGGTCACCGAGCGCAAAAACGTGCTCAGCATGTCGCTCGTGCTCGGTTCGCTTTTGTGCTATTCGCGATTTGCATTCCCCGAGGTCCGCGCAACACAAGAAACACGCGACGCAAAGGGCACGGCTTGGTACGCGGCGTCGCTAGTCCTATTTGCGCTCGCGCTCACGGCCAAGACCGTGGTCGTTACGCTGCCGCCGGTGCTGCTGGTGATCCAATGGTGGAAACGCGGGAAGATCGAGCGCCGCGATTGGCTGGCCGTGGCGCCATACTTCGTTCTGTCGATCGCGCTGGGCAGCATCACAACCTGGATGGAGACTTACCATCTCGGCGCGCGCGGCAAGGAGTGGTCCCTGACGCCGCTCGAGAGATTGCTGCTCGCGGGACGCGCCTTGTGGTTTTACGCGACGAAGTTGGTGTGGCCACATCCGCTGGCCTTTTTCTATCCTCGGTTCACGATCGACACGCATGCCTGGTGGCAATACGTGTTTTCCATTGCCGCCATCGCAGTGCCTGGATGTTTGTGGCTGCTGCGCAACCGCATCGGACGTGGTCCACTGGCCGCGGTGTTGATTTACGCGGGCGTTCTCATGCCGATGCTGGGATTTTTCAACATCTATTATGCGATGTATGCCCAGGTGTCGGATCATTTTCAATATCACGCTTGCGTGGCGCTATTGGCACTGGCCGCCGCCGGCATCAGCGCCGCGACGGCACGATTGCAGCCGTCTAATCGTGCAATCGGCCGCGCCGCAATTGGCGTGATGCTGTTCGTGCTGGCTGTGATTTCTTTCCGGCAGACATTCATTTATCACGACTTGGAAACTCTGTACCGAGACACGATCGCGAAGAACCCAAGCGGCACGATCGCTTACTCGAACCTGGGCGTTTATCTCAACGCGCAAGGACGAAACGACGAAGCCATAGCGCTCGCGCGCGAAGTGCTTGCGCTCGACCCGGACGATCCGATCGGCCATGCCAACCTGTCGTTCTTTCTGTTGACGCACGGCAACCGATACGGACTGCAGCCCAACGAGCTGGACGAGATCATCGACCACTTGCGACGTGCGTTATCCACCGCAGAAGACGCCTGGGGGACGATTCCCAACGAGGCACGCCTTCGAACGCAACTGGCAACGGCATTTCTCCGGCAAGGAACGAGCGATGGCTCGAAACCTGAAAAGATCGCCGAGGCGATCGAGCAATTGAGCGCCGCGCTGCAAGTCGAACCAAATTACGTCGACGCCGAACTGAACCTGGCTCTGGCGCTGGCCACGATCGGTCGCGCTGCCGAGGCGGTCGCTCACGCCCAGCGCGCGCTCGATCTTGATCCGCAGAATACCGAGCCGTTGCATCGCACACTTGGACCGGCACTCTCGGCCGAGGCCCACAACGCCCGGGCCGGCGCGTTCGCCGCACACGGAGCATGGCGCGAAGCCGCGGACGAGTACAGCGCCGCCGTCGCGTTGCGACCGGAGTTCGATCGCGCTCTGAACAACCTGGGCGTCATGATGATGAAGCTCGGCGACACAGACCGGGCGATTCATTACTTCCAAGAGGCCGTTCGCCAGAATCCGCAGTACACCGAAGCTCAGGCGAATCTGGAACGTGCCCAAAAATCGCGGAGCGAACCGGCAGCGCCGCAATAG
- the lpxA gene encoding acyl-ACP--UDP-N-acetylglucosamine O-acyltransferase — protein sequence MKIHPLAVVHPSAKLGHNVTIGPFAVVEANVAIGHDCILESHVVIKEGSTLGDSNHVFEGAVIGGLPQHVRMPEHPGGTVIGSGNTIRENVTVHRAMEDGHLTIVGNSNLLMACSHVAHDCHIGHNVIFANNCMLAGHVTVEDRAFVSGGVAVHQFCRIGRMAMVGGQARVVKDVPPFVTIDGASNFVVGLNTIGLRRNGATTAEITEIKSAYRLIYRSGLKWNEIVDRLGREFRQGTVAHFYEFIVGTQRGITQERRMPPGATIKLPDVAAPAEAAPASRALAG from the coding sequence GTGAAGATCCACCCGCTCGCCGTTGTCCATCCTTCCGCAAAACTTGGGCACAACGTCACCATCGGTCCGTTCGCGGTCGTCGAAGCCAACGTGGCGATCGGGCACGACTGCATTCTCGAATCGCACGTCGTCATCAAAGAAGGTTCGACTCTCGGTGACAGTAATCATGTTTTCGAAGGCGCCGTGATCGGCGGCCTTCCCCAGCATGTGCGCATGCCCGAGCATCCCGGCGGCACGGTCATCGGGTCGGGCAATACAATTCGCGAAAATGTGACCGTGCATCGTGCTATGGAAGATGGCCACCTGACGATCGTCGGCAACAGCAATCTATTGATGGCCTGCTCGCACGTCGCGCACGATTGCCATATCGGCCACAACGTGATTTTCGCCAACAACTGCATGTTGGCCGGTCATGTCACGGTCGAAGACCGCGCCTTTGTCTCGGGCGGAGTGGCCGTGCATCAGTTCTGCCGCATCGGCCGTATGGCGATGGTGGGCGGACAGGCGCGCGTCGTAAAGGATGTCCCGCCCTTTGTGACGATCGACGGCGCCAGCAACTTTGTTGTCGGACTCAACACGATCGGCCTGCGGCGCAATGGTGCCACGACCGCCGAGATCACCGAGATCAAGTCCGCCTATCGCTTAATCTATCGCAGCGGACTGAAATGGAACGAAATTGTCGACCGCCTGGGTCGCGAGTTCCGCCAGGGCACCGTCGCCCATTTCTACGAGTTCATCGTCGGCACGCAACGGGGCATCACGCAAGAACGCCGCATGCCCCCTGGCGCCACGATCAAGCTTCCCGACGTTGCCGCCCCGGCCGAAGCAGCCCCCGCGTCCCGCGCTCTGGCCGGTTAA
- a CDS encoding scaffolding protein — translation MATNEELYGEAEKLKDAGDLEGAAKKLDELIAQDSSYALAHSAMAVVCTRLRRHEDAVKHALRTCELEPNDAFSFTALSVTYQRAGKIPEAEDAMARARTIQGHHHH, via the coding sequence ATGGCAACGAACGAAGAGCTGTATGGCGAGGCCGAGAAACTGAAAGACGCCGGTGACCTGGAAGGGGCGGCCAAGAAGCTCGACGAGCTGATCGCGCAGGATTCGAGTTATGCGTTGGCCCATTCGGCGATGGCCGTCGTTTGCACGCGCCTACGTCGCCACGAGGACGCCGTGAAGCACGCGCTGCGTACCTGCGAACTGGAACCGAACGATGCCTTCAGCTTTACGGCATTGAGCGTGACCTATCAACGCGCCGGCAAAATCCCCGAAGCCGAGGACGCCATGGCCCGCGCCCGGACGATCCAGGGGCATCACCATCACTGA
- a CDS encoding tetratricopeptide repeat protein, producing MSRRSPTSRPDSPLPAEKPRGDGETNESGKSSLPAAVAIVFLVFLAYFPVFSAGFIWDDDDHVTNNETLRSAEGLREIWFVPRSLPQYYPLVHTSFWIEYHLWGLAPLGYHVTNVLLHATSAVLLWRLLVALQVRGAWLAAALFAVHPVTVESVAWVTERKNVLSLALALGSLIAYFRFAPADDAASNAKEAHSVAPGRWSWYALALFLFTGALLSKTVVATLPAVILVIVWWKRGRLQWRDVRPLVPFFVLGIGTGLTTAWLERHHVGAMGDEWSLSPMDRVLLAGRVVWFYAGKLAWAYPLTFIYPRFTINARELWQYLFPLAAILVLVPLWLARKQIGRGPLAAVLIFVGVLFPALGFFDVYPFRYSFVADHFQYHASIALFALAMGCIASYLQRQSISVQKLTGNVLGVLLVFLMVLTARQTRVYHDLETLYRDTIAKNPTGWLAPMNLATHLEGLERYDEALALERDAVELNPNEPGIRANLGATLLKTGELTGFQPGQLEEIVAELNQALALGATRPGLARIEPAIHNNLATAIVKLGQRDGFQPGQLESAIAHLQEALRLSPDFVGAHNNLASTLILVGQAPAAIEHLSRSLELEPENPDTLASMGSVLAAEGRAADAQTYFARALAIKPENAAANYGLALLLISENKSDDALQHLDRARAADPRLAEVYYATAGIFAAREQWQQAADEYMAAVQLRPGYDRAWNNLGVIMIKLGQIDRAIESFQNAVRVNPNYAEATANLEGARQVKEQSNSVSPSSSKSNDQRPRDEQSPAKTP from the coding sequence ATGTCACGACGATCACCTACATCGCGCCCCGATTCGCCATTGCCCGCGGAGAAGCCGCGCGGTGACGGCGAGACGAACGAGTCGGGCAAGTCGTCGTTGCCGGCTGCCGTGGCGATCGTGTTCCTCGTATTCCTGGCGTATTTTCCTGTTTTCTCGGCGGGCTTCATTTGGGATGACGACGATCACGTCACGAATAACGAGACGTTGCGCAGCGCGGAGGGCTTGCGCGAAATCTGGTTCGTCCCGCGATCGCTGCCGCAGTACTACCCACTCGTACATACGTCGTTCTGGATCGAATATCACCTGTGGGGGCTGGCGCCGCTGGGGTACCACGTCACGAACGTGCTTCTGCACGCGACGAGCGCCGTATTGCTGTGGCGTTTGCTGGTCGCGCTGCAGGTTCGCGGTGCATGGCTCGCCGCGGCGTTATTCGCCGTTCATCCCGTGACCGTCGAAAGTGTGGCCTGGGTCACCGAGCGAAAGAACGTCTTGAGCCTGGCGCTAGCGCTTGGGTCGCTGATCGCTTATTTTCGTTTCGCGCCCGCCGATGATGCCGCATCGAATGCGAAGGAAGCGCACAGCGTCGCGCCTGGGCGCTGGTCGTGGTACGCGCTCGCGCTGTTTTTGTTCACGGGCGCGCTCCTGAGCAAGACCGTCGTCGCCACGCTTCCGGCTGTGATACTCGTGATCGTCTGGTGGAAGCGCGGCCGATTGCAATGGCGCGACGTTCGGCCGCTTGTGCCGTTTTTTGTTCTAGGCATCGGCACGGGGCTCACCACGGCGTGGCTCGAAAGGCATCACGTCGGCGCGATGGGGGATGAGTGGTCACTGAGCCCGATGGATCGCGTTTTGCTCGCGGGGCGTGTGGTGTGGTTCTATGCGGGGAAGCTCGCCTGGGCATATCCGCTGACATTCATCTATCCGCGCTTCACGATTAACGCGCGCGAACTCTGGCAATATTTGTTTCCACTCGCGGCGATTCTCGTGCTTGTGCCACTGTGGCTGGCACGCAAGCAGATCGGCCGCGGCCCACTGGCGGCCGTATTGATCTTCGTCGGCGTGCTGTTTCCGGCACTTGGTTTCTTCGACGTCTATCCATTCCGCTACTCATTCGTCGCTGACCATTTTCAATACCATGCCAGCATCGCGCTCTTTGCCCTGGCGATGGGCTGTATTGCGAGCTATCTCCAGAGGCAATCAATTTCGGTCCAGAAACTAACCGGCAATGTTCTCGGAGTTCTGCTGGTCTTCCTCATGGTCCTTACCGCGCGCCAGACGCGCGTCTATCACGACCTGGAAACGTTGTACCGTGACACGATCGCCAAGAATCCGACGGGTTGGCTCGCGCCGATGAACCTGGCCACGCACCTCGAAGGGCTTGAACGCTACGACGAGGCCTTGGCGTTGGAACGTGACGCCGTAGAACTGAATCCCAACGAGCCGGGCATTCGCGCGAACCTGGGCGCCACACTCTTGAAGACCGGTGAACTGACGGGATTCCAGCCGGGTCAGTTAGAAGAGATCGTTGCCGAATTGAACCAGGCGCTCGCTCTCGGCGCTACGCGCCCTGGCTTGGCGCGCATCGAGCCGGCTATTCACAACAATCTGGCCACGGCGATCGTCAAGCTCGGGCAGCGCGACGGTTTTCAGCCCGGCCAGCTCGAAAGTGCGATTGCCCACCTGCAAGAGGCGCTACGACTCAGTCCCGATTTCGTCGGCGCGCACAATAACCTCGCCTCAACGTTGATTCTTGTGGGCCAAGCCCCCGCAGCAATCGAACATCTGTCGCGCTCACTCGAACTCGAACCCGAGAATCCGGACACGCTGGCCAGCATGGGCAGCGTTCTGGCCGCCGAGGGGCGCGCAGCGGATGCACAGACGTACTTCGCCCGCGCTCTGGCGATCAAGCCCGAGAATGCGGCAGCCAACTACGGCCTGGCACTGTTGCTGATCAGCGAAAACAAATCGGACGACGCGCTCCAGCATCTCGATCGAGCGCGCGCCGCCGATCCACGACTGGCCGAGGTCTATTATGCGACGGCCGGGATCTTCGCCGCGCGCGAACAATGGCAGCAGGCCGCCGATGAATACATGGCCGCCGTACAATTGCGGCCGGGCTACGATCGCGCCTGGAACAATCTTGGCGTGATAATGATCAAGCTGGGCCAGATCGACCGGGCCATCGAAAGCTTTCAAAACGCGGTTCGTGTCAATCCAAACTATGCCGAGGCGACCGCGAACCTGGAGGGGGCTCGGCAGGTCAAAGAGCAAAGCAACAGCGTCAGCCCGTCGTCTTCAAAGTCCAATGACCAGCGGCCGCGTGATGAACAATCGCCTGCGAAGACCCCCTAA
- a CDS encoding ATPase domain-containing protein, which translates to MSAPERLSTGVPGLDELLGGGLLPGTLTVASGATGIGKTQLGLQFANAGQAQEQRRGIIFDMCSRGDSQNHADYAQRMFDWRLTETDASRAPDLTRFFDSLDNLGDYLRVFEYHGRRVTRADMEFEAWQDWQGELSRKLSAAIAFFYGNFLRGVRRTVIDGVEPVGRASESIQFDLFEYVYHQVLRKDPEWVARDLFRERFRENSARIASATYDNKLIGCLLLYTSPEVMLEELAARPIEEGDVLSNANTVIYFGKIRSGNRLSRALYIAKHRGSACTDEIVPYTIDDRGLHVG; encoded by the coding sequence ATGAGCGCCCCTGAACGACTTTCTACCGGTGTCCCCGGTTTGGACGAACTTCTCGGCGGCGGGTTGCTGCCAGGCACGCTGACCGTGGCTTCAGGGGCGACTGGCATTGGCAAAACGCAACTCGGCCTGCAGTTTGCCAACGCTGGTCAGGCCCAGGAACAGCGGCGCGGCATCATCTTCGACATGTGCTCGCGCGGTGACAGTCAGAACCATGCCGATTACGCGCAGCGCATGTTCGACTGGCGCTTGACCGAAACCGATGCCAGCCGCGCGCCCGACCTGACTCGTTTTTTCGATTCACTCGACAACCTGGGCGATTATTTACGCGTCTTCGAGTATCACGGGCGGCGAGTCACGCGCGCCGACATGGAATTCGAAGCCTGGCAGGATTGGCAAGGCGAGTTGTCGCGCAAGCTGTCGGCCGCGATCGCGTTCTTCTACGGTAACTTCCTGCGCGGGGTGCGACGCACGGTCATCGACGGCGTGGAACCAGTTGGCCGCGCCAGCGAATCGATTCAGTTCGATCTTTTCGAGTACGTGTATCACCAGGTTTTGCGAAAAGATCCCGAATGGGTCGCCCGCGATCTGTTCCGCGAACGCTTTCGCGAAAACTCCGCGCGCATCGCCTCGGCCACGTATGACAACAAACTCATTGGCTGCCTGCTGCTCTATACATCCCCCGAAGTCATGCTCGAGGAACTGGCCGCCCGACCGATTGAAGAAGGCGATGTGTTGTCGAACGCCAACACAGTCATCTATTTCGGTAAGATTCGCAGCGGCAATCGCCTCAGCCGCGCGCTGTACATCGCCAAACATCGCGGCAGTGCCTGTACCGACGAGATCGTTCCCTACACGATCGACGATCGCGGGCTGCACGTCGGCTAG
- a CDS encoding ParB N-terminal domain-containing protein, translated as MTLGPIQRIPISKIKRGTDIRDNADPSRAAGLVATLKDGQLMPVIVWQDDDWFHLVDGHRRFDATVSLGLETIEARVLDKPPGNGEALQKALICNTQREALSPLALARAIADLIEATGWTAAEAATLSVTPQPIAATGSTNITSSFVVASGTSTAPKLPGPDAFKLVFLKNLGTGNCVIAADSGSDIYPLNSGTGASSLTIATLHSCILVSDGTRWLQIA; from the coding sequence ATGACGCTGGGCCCGATCCAACGTATCCCAATAAGCAAGATAAAACGCGGAACGGACATTCGCGACAACGCTGACCCCAGCAGAGCTGCCGGTCTCGTCGCGACGCTGAAAGACGGCCAGCTGATGCCGGTGATCGTCTGGCAGGACGACGACTGGTTCCATCTGGTCGACGGTCACCGCAGATTTGACGCGACGGTATCACTTGGTCTTGAAACGATCGAGGCGCGCGTCCTCGATAAGCCTCCTGGCAACGGGGAGGCGCTGCAAAAGGCGCTTATCTGTAATACACAACGAGAAGCCCTGTCGCCGCTGGCGTTAGCGCGGGCAATAGCTGATCTGATTGAAGCTACCGGTTGGACAGCGGCCGAAGCCGCTACGCTTTCCGTCACCCCGCAGCCCATCGCGGCCACGGGTAGCACGAACATCACCAGTTCGTTCGTTGTTGCCTCAGGTACTTCAACAGCGCCGAAACTGCCCGGCCCCGATGCTTTTAAGCTGGTTTTCCTAAAAAACCTAGGCACCGGGAATTGCGTGATCGCGGCTGACAGCGGCTCTGACATCTACCCCTTGAACAGCGGCACCGGGGCCAGCAGCCTGACCATCGCCACGCTGCATAGCTGCATCCTGGTTTCCGACGGCACACGCTGGCTTCAAATCGCTTAA
- a CDS encoding tetratricopeptide repeat protein: MNPRPSSPARSIARRDQTRRPASASAPSWWTWLAAAALVGLVCIAYAPVGDAGFIWDDDSYVTSNATLRSLDGLHRIWFEIGAVPQYYPFVHTTFWIEYHLWGLAPLGYHVVNVLLHAVSVLLFWRLLSRLNVPGAWWAAALFAVHPVMVESVAWVTERKNVLSLALSLGAMLSYLRFAPLENEEVTTTGAPRREGTRWAWYVLALGLFLAALLSKTVVASLPAVILVIVWWKRGKISIRDLVPLLPFFVLGISCGLYTAWMEKHHVGAAGLEWNFSPADRALIAGRVLWFYAAKLVCPYPLVFFYPRFHIDDHVWWQYVFPLAALAIVVGLWLARSRIGRGPLAAVLIFGGVLTPALGLVDVYPMRFSFVADHFQYHASIALLTLAVAAVVHFLSKLRSDRQSAGIAVAVVAIATLVALSIQRSVVFQNVDWLYRDTIAKNPAGPTAYANLAVYLESIERFDEGLDMARAAVRLGPDEATAHNTLGVCLMHVAERNPTSTATRDEAIGELGEALRLFPDYADAHVNLATALLAGGQAEAARQHLEAALATQPEHADAHNVLGNLWFAERDFQKAAEQYSLAVAARPEFDRAWNNLGVTYMNLGETPRAITCFQEAVRVNPAYASAQTNLARAYQVLQQQPATQ, from the coding sequence ATGAACCCACGCCCCTCATCACCGGCTCGATCGATTGCCAGACGCGATCAGACGCGTCGTCCGGCATCCGCGTCCGCGCCGTCGTGGTGGACATGGCTGGCCGCGGCTGCGCTCGTGGGCCTGGTGTGCATCGCTTACGCGCCCGTCGGCGACGCTGGCTTCATTTGGGACGACGATTCTTATGTGACCAGCAATGCCACGCTTCGATCGCTCGACGGCCTGCACCGCATCTGGTTCGAAATCGGCGCCGTCCCACAGTACTATCCCTTCGTGCATACGACGTTCTGGATCGAATACCATCTTTGGGGCCTGGCGCCGCTGGGTTACCACGTCGTGAACGTCCTGTTGCACGCCGTAAGCGTGCTGTTGTTCTGGCGGCTGCTCTCGCGGTTGAACGTCCCCGGTGCCTGGTGGGCCGCGGCACTCTTCGCCGTGCATCCGGTGATGGTCGAAAGCGTGGCCTGGGTGACCGAACGCAAGAACGTTTTGAGCTTGGCGCTGTCGCTGGGCGCAATGCTCAGTTATCTGCGCTTCGCGCCGCTTGAGAATGAAGAAGTCACTACTACGGGCGCACCACGTCGCGAGGGAACGCGTTGGGCCTGGTACGTACTAGCGCTTGGCTTGTTTCTGGCGGCGCTACTGAGCAAAACCGTCGTCGCGTCGCTGCCGGCCGTGATCCTGGTCATCGTGTGGTGGAAGCGGGGCAAGATCTCGATTCGCGACCTCGTGCCGCTTTTGCCCTTCTTCGTCCTGGGCATCAGTTGCGGATTGTACACGGCCTGGATGGAGAAGCATCACGTCGGGGCCGCCGGGCTGGAATGGAATTTCTCACCGGCGGATCGGGCATTGATCGCGGGGCGTGTGCTGTGGTTTTACGCGGCCAAACTCGTTTGCCCTTATCCGCTTGTGTTCTTCTATCCACGCTTCCACATCGACGATCATGTGTGGTGGCAATACGTGTTCCCGTTGGCGGCCCTGGCGATAGTCGTCGGGCTATGGCTCGCGCGATCGCGCATCGGGCGTGGCCCCTTGGCCGCGGTGCTGATCTTCGGCGGCGTGCTCACCCCCGCGCTGGGCCTGGTCGACGTTTACCCCATGCGCTTCTCGTTCGTGGCCGATCATTTTCAATACCATGCGAGCATCGCACTTTTGACCTTGGCCGTCGCCGCAGTCGTTCATTTCCTTTCGAAGTTGCGGTCCGACCGACAATCGGCCGGCATTGCGGTGGCAGTCGTCGCCATTGCGACGCTCGTCGCACTCTCCATACAGCGATCCGTCGTCTTTCAAAATGTCGACTGGCTGTACCGCGATACGATCGCCAAGAATCCGGCCGGTCCCACGGCCTACGCGAACCTGGCCGTCTATTTAGAATCGATCGAGCGATTTGACGAAGGGCTCGATATGGCGCGAGCCGCCGTGCGATTAGGCCCGGACGAGGCCACGGCGCACAACACGCTGGGTGTCTGCCTGATGCACGTCGCCGAGCGCAACCCGACGTCCACGGCGACCCGCGACGAAGCCATCGGCGAACTCGGCGAAGCCTTGCGATTGTTTCCCGACTATGCTGACGCGCACGTGAATCTGGCCACGGCGTTGCTCGCGGGCGGCCAGGCCGAAGCGGCGAGGCAGCATCTCGAGGCGGCTCTCGCCACCCAGCCGGAACATGCCGACGCCCACAATGTGCTGGGCAACTTATGGTTTGCTGAACGCGATTTTCAAAAAGCGGCCGAGCAATACTCCCTGGCGGTCGCGGCGCGTCCCGAATTCGACCGCGCCTGGAATAATCTGGGTGTGACCTATATGAACCTTGGTGAAACGCCTCGTGCCATCACCTGCTTTCAAGAGGCGGTACGCGTGAACCCCGCTTACGCCAGTGCTCAAACGAATCTTGCTCGCGCTTATCAGGTACTCCAGCAGCAACCCGCGACGCAGTAA